A genomic window from Lotus japonicus ecotype B-129 chromosome 1, LjGifu_v1.2 includes:
- the LOC130733437 gene encoding protein MAIN-LIKE 1-like, which translates to MPPRKTARVVGPSTEPTAPRDRSSTHASNRKRSEEANRGRGRGRGRGRGRGRGRNAEQEPAVQDQQDDEIMADQPDDDTEAEEETSGEEETSGEEEAEEDVGADLEAEFDEESGDEDDENRLWYEGGPFDLCLLTKYGEHIARDIWRSYKRPNYETRGVLKTYNHGRMCHPVVHHARYIRGAVHNAGLRWVMKCTSPSVDQSIISAFVERWHPETSSFHLPWGEMTITLEDVSALLHLPVEGEFFSFGNPTREEAAPAVAQLLDVDIELVMEEFDACRGPSLRFSFLQAIVEKHVEANNEVPACRAYMLRLIGMTLFCDKSNTYIGAVYLSLFEDVENASRWN; encoded by the exons AT gcCTCCTAGGAAAACTGCCCGTGTTGTTGGTCCTTCTACTGAACCTACTGCTCCACGGGATCGTAGCTCCACTCATGCTTCTAACCGCAAACGGTCAGAAGAGGCTAATAGAGGAAGGGGTAGAGGAAGGGGTCGAGGAAGGGGTAGAGGAAGGGGTAGGAATGCTGAACAAGAGCCTGCTGTACAGGATCAGCAGGATGATGAGATTATGGCTGATCAGCCGGATGATGACACTGAGGCGGAGGAGGAGACTAGTGGTGAGGAGGAGActagtggtgaggaggaggcTGAGGAGGATGTCGGTGCTGACCTCGAGGCGGAGTTTGATGAGGAGTCTGGTGATGAGGACGATGAGAACAGGTTGTGGTATGAGGGAGGTCCGTTTGACCTTTGCTTGTTGACTAAGTATGGCGAACATATAGCTCGTGACATATGGAGGTCATACAAGCGGCCAAATTATGAGACTAGAGGTGTGCTCAAGACCTATAATCATGGGAGGATGTGTCATCCTGTAGTCCATCATGCTCGGTACATAAGGGGTGCGGTGCATAATGCAGGTTTGCGGTGGGTGATGAAATGCACAAGCCCGAGTGTTGACCAGAGCATTATTTCTGCTTTTGTTGAGCGATGGCATCCTGAGACGTCATCTTTCCACTTACCCTGGGGGGAAATGACGATCACACTTGAAGATGTCTCAGCATTACTCCACTTGCCCGTAGAGGGTGAGTTCTTCTCCTTTGGTAACCCGACTAGGGAAGAGGCGGCTCCTGCGGTTGCTCAGTTACTTGATGTGGACATTGAGCTTGTGATGGAGGAGTTTGATGCTTGTAGGGGTCCATCTCTTCGCTTTAGCTTTCTCCAAGCTATTGTGGAGAAACACGTAGAGGCCAACAATGAAGTTCCTGCATGCCGAGCTTATATGCTGCGGTTGATTGGCATGACCCTTTTCTGTGACAAGAGCAACACATATATTGGTGCTGTGTATTTGTCTCTGTTTGAAGATGTTGAGAATGCATCAAGGTGGAATTAG
- the LOC130716280 gene encoding protein MAIN-LIKE 1-like: protein MVLSLLLSWVFAHFPGSVFERRDNPAYTPDRPVALTWEALRGTTEVAQKRMNLDTFPASSVIWRPYVEHYDHWPFPQVALYRGFIRHAGMIFPYLPDRVIRQFGRIQYVPDPPPSSVTCRECDRRFAHWNDHIYHLSEEAAFPFQTTGEYTPWYIKVSHPYMVPDEYKGDRFAFLENQFAELALYSGIAVDPTTDGSPPPGSPMWDVVHNMHTIIEGAVHGRGRKIRGRDSGAGPSNSGR from the exons ATGGTGCTAAGTCTGTTGCTG TCATGGGTGTTTGCCCACTTCCCCGGATCAGTGTTTGAGCGCAGGGACAACCCTGCCTACACACCAGACAGGCCTGTTGCACTAACTTGGGAGGCGCTTCGAGGGACTACTGAGGTTGCGCAGAAGAGGATGAACCTGGATACGTTTCCGGCCAGTTCTGTGATTTGGAGACCTTATGTAGAGCACTATGATCACTGGCCCTTCCCTCAGGTTGCCTTGTATAGGGGATTTATCAGGCATGCCGGGATGATATTCCCATACCTCCCAGATCGAGTCATCAGGCAGTTTGGCCGGATCCAGTATGTGCCAGATCCCCCACCATCGTCAGTTACGTGCCGGGAGTGTGATCGTCGATTTGCGCACTGGAATGATCACATTTACCATCTGTCGGAAGAAGCTGCTTTCCCTTTTCAGACCACTGGCGAATACACTCCTTGGTATATCAAGGTCTCACACCCTTACATGGTCCCAGATGAGTACAAAGGCGACCGCTTCGCATTTCTAGAG AACCAGTTTGCGGAGCTTGCGTTGTACTCTGGCATTGCGGTTGATCCGACGACAGATGGATCGCCCCCGCCGGGTTCACCGATGTGGGATGTGGTGCACAATATGCATACCATCATCGAGGGAGCAGTGCACGGGAGGGGAAGAAAGATTAGGGGACGGGACTCGGGAGCTGGGCCTTCAAATTCTGGGCGTTAG
- the LOC130716415 gene encoding uncharacterized protein LOC130716415, whose protein sequence is MIPEEVNRPNMEIVPSVDLTKAFTTSQAFESSKDLVNWAKAVGKEHGYVIIIQKSDYGSDKRRAVMTLGCERGGKYKPSTSVLKRNRTGTKKCNCPFRLRARRSNKDKMWTVLVHSGIHNHDTAEVLQGHSYVGRLNPEEKAMVGEMIEERVKASDILIAIRKHNPTNLTRIKQIYNEKQAYNRLKRGSLTEMQHLMKLLEEHKYAHWSRVQDGTDVVRSLFWAHPDSIHLFNEFPHVVILDSTYKTNRYRIPLLEMVGVTSTNLTYSIAFAYMQNEQKDEVVWAVNRLKDLIINEDNLPKVFVTDKDQVLMEALETVFPAARCLLCQFHVLKSVTGEMKKLVKDIETREDITDRWNRLMYAANEVEYDKAVGAMSNTGELWTYIETNWLPLRSKFVKFEIDTCMHMGCTTTNRVEGAHSKLKKLLSDSKGDLVIAWTAMNKLIIMQHDKIKESFQLSIFVTEHSLNDPFYKHLRGFVSRAALHIIVKEKTQIGMIGVGGIYCECVLRRTHGLPCACELMKFESVPLLAIHPHWRKLTWDSSDRDMDPTLGLSFESEFDKLRTKFEESSHGVRMSIIESLRMITYPETTSMCAPTKKKTRGRPMGSTNKPKKFAKGCGETSTKRIPCRWETIDKEYPGSWRDSNTTPLQEPSPKVRSQKASKASKASKASKVSTASKASKVQSPLIRMVCTKNKKPVSSYLRWRYLKQIPGEFHPFVVDFINVKGDGHCGYRCVASLKGLAEDDWPLIRRELLTEIDSDANMYINMFGASEVNQMRLALTVKDTKPVGEDKWMMIPNMAYLISTTYKFIVLTIANTGCNTFYPLKGKADLVEEHKFMPIVLVNKDHFVGVTLREGHPMPTTAHLWAYNCHPDARKWEEPYKERIEEYAAYLKQKNGGCSDDIIDLSDD, encoded by the exons ATGATACCTGAGGAAGTAAATAGGCCCAATATGGAGATTGTGCCTTCTGTGGATCTTACAAAAGCTTTCACCACTAGCCAA GCTTTTGAATCCTCCAAAGATCTTGTTAATTGGGCCAAAGCTGTAGGTAAAGAGCATGgctatgttattattattcagAAGTCGGACTATGGATCTGACAAAAGGAGGGCCGTGATGACACTAGGATGTGAGCGTGGCGGCAAATATAAACCATCCACATCGGTGTTAAAGCGAAATCGGACTGGAACTAAGAAGTGTAATTGTCCATTCAGGCTAAGGGCAAGGCGTAGTAATAAAGATAAAATGTGGACGGTGCTTGTGCATAGTGGGATCCATAATCATGACACTGCTGAGGTTTTGCAGGGTCACTCATATGTTGGCCGTCTAAATCCAGAGGAAAAGGCGATGGTGGGAGAAATGATTGAAGAAAGGGTCAAGGCCAGTGATATTTTGATTGCTATAAGGAAACACAACCCAACCAACTTGACTAGAATTAAACAGATTTACAATgagaagcaagcatacaacaggTTGAAGAGGGGATCGTTGACCGAGATGCAACACTTGATGAAGTTGTTGGAAGAACACAAATACGCACATTGGTCCAGGGTGCAGGATGGTACTGATGTGGTCAGATCTTTGTTTTGGGCACACCCTGATTCCATTCACTTATTCAATGAGTTTCCTCATGTTGTGATTCTGGATAGTACATACAAGACCAATAGGTACAGGATCCCTTTACTTGAGATGGTGGGGGTTACGTCGACAAATTTGACATACTCAATTGCTTTTGCGTACATGCAGAATGAGCAAAAGGATGAGGTTGTTTGGGCTGTGAATAGATTAAAAGACTTGATCATTAATGAGGACAATCTGCCGAAGGTCTTTGTTACAGACAAAGACCAAGTTTTGATGGAAGCATTGGAAACTGTTTTTCCCGCAGCTCGCTGTCTTCTATGTCAGTTTCATGTACTTAAGAGTGTAACTGGCGAGATGAAGAAACTTGTGAAAGACATTGAGACACGTGAAGACATTACTGATAGATGGAATCGATTGATGTATGCTGCCAACGAGGTTGAGTATGATAAAGCTGTGGGTGCTATGTCGAATACCGGTGAGCTCTGGACTTACATTGAGACTAACTGGTTGCCTTTGAGAAGCAAGTTTGTGAAGTTTGAGATTGATACTTGTATGCACATGGGGTGCACGACAACAAACAG AGTTGAGGGGGCACACTCAAAGCTGAAGAAACTATTGTCCGACAGTAAGGGTGACTTGGTCATTGCGTGGACTGCGATGAACAAGCTTATTATCATGCAGCATGACAAGATAAAGGAGTCCTTCCAGCTCAGCATATTTGTCACAGAGCATTCTTTGAATGACCCGTTCTATAAGCATTTGCGCGGGTTTGTATCTAGAGCCGCATTGCACATTATTGTTAAAGAGAAGACTCAAATTGGCATGATTGGGGTTGGTGGTATATACTGTGAATGTGTACTTAGGAGAACCCATGGACTACCATGTGCTTGTGAGCTCATGAAGTTTGAATCTGTCCCATTACTTGCAATTCATCCACATTGGAGGAAATTGACTTGGGATTCTTCGGACCGTGACATGGATCCAACattgggtttgagttttgagTCTGAATTTGATAAATTACGAACCAAGTTCGAGGAGTCTTCTCACGGAGTTAGAATGTCGATCATTGAGAGCCTTAGAATGATTACTTATCCAGAAACGACTTCTATGTGCGCtccaacaaagaagaaaacaaggGGTAGGCCAATGGGATCCACTAACAAGCCCAAGAAGTTTGCCAAGGGATGTGGTGAGACCTCTACAAAGCGCATTCCTTGTAGATGGGAGACTATTGACAAGGAGTATCCGGGCTCATGGCGTGATAGCAACACGACACCATTACAGGAACCTTCTCCAAAGGTTAGGTCTCAAAAGGCTTCTAAGGCTTCGAAGGCTTCTAAGGCTTCTAAGGTTTCTACGGCTTCTAAGGCTTCTAAGGTACAAAGTCCTCTGATCCGGATGGTGTGTACAAAGAATAAGAAGCCTGTGAGTAGTTACCTACGTTGGCGCTACCTTAAACAAATCCCTGGTGAGTTTCATCCATTCGTTGTTGACTTTATAAATGTAAAGGGAGATGGCCACTGTGGATATAGATGTGTTGCATCGTTGAAGGGTCTTGCAGAAGACGATTGGCCACTTATACGTAGGGAACTTCTGACGGAGATTGATTCGGATGCTAATATGTACATCAACATGTTTGGAGCCAGCGAGGTTAACCAAATGCGTTTAGCTCTAACAGTTAAGGATACTAAGCCCGTAGGTGAAGACAAGTGGATGATGATACCAAATATGGCCTACCTTATTTCCACAACATATAAGTTCATAGTGTTGACTATTGCTAATACCGGATGCAACACTTTTTATCCGTTAAAGGGAAAGGCGGACCTAGTGGAAGAACACAAATTCATGCCGATTGTGCTTGTCAATAAAGATCATTTCGTTGGG GTTACTCTTCGTGAAGGCCATCCAATGCCGACCACAGCTCACTTGTGGGCATACAACTGTCACCCGGATGCAAGAAAATGGGAAGAGCCTTACAAAGAGCGCATTGAAGAATACGCGGCTTATCTGAAACAAAAAAATGGAGGATGTAGTGATGATATTATTGACCTTAGTGATGATTAA
- the LOC130731575 gene encoding uncharacterized protein LOC130731575, with product MATLSYSTLHPLSSSSLPPSSSSSSSSSTSLHLSPCSSHSLPQPSPPPPSKSHFPSLPRFPSKCRHKPPKPPRLFMIIDPILLLNGFGGAGFYLDTQTLLATVSVLAAIALSLFLGLKGDPVPCERCAGNGGMKCVFCNDGKMKQEMGLIDCKVCKGSGLILCKKCGGSGYSRRL from the exons ATGGCCACGCTTTCTTACTCCACTCTTCATCctctatcttcttcttctctccctccttcttcttcatcatcttcatcttcttcaacctcgCTTCACCTTTCACCATGTTCATCTCACTCTCTTCCACAACCTTCTCCACCACCTCCATCCAAGTCCCACTTCCCTTCCCTTCCCCGCTTCCCTTCCAAATGCAGACACAAACCACCCAAGCCGCCTAGGCTCTTCATGATCATCGACCCCATTTTGCTGCTCAACGGCTTCGGCGGCGCCGGTTTCTACTTAGACACTCAAACACTTCTCGCCACTGTTAGTGTTTTGGCTGCCATTGCTCTTTCTCTGTTCCTTGGCCTTAAG GGTGATCCGGTGCCTTGTGAGCGTTGTGCTGGCAACG GTGGAATGAAATGTGTTTTCTGCAACGATGGCAAGATGAAGCAAGAGATGGGGTTGATTGATTGTAAAGTATGCAAGGGTTCAG GATTGATACTCTGCAAGAAATGTGGAGGTTCTGGCTATTCCCGAAGGCTATGA
- the LOC130733434 gene encoding uncharacterized protein At3g17950-like yields MAQQEEGWPLGLRLLNSRIGLVMNDDFSGSASFSTVLTGSPTPSTDSSSELGTESIGSFFHDKSITLGSLTRMSSFLEFSRRSSRGRMVEPSKDNKSYHKKPWLFSLCSRLSTDAVSGDHAPSLGHYLEAERRAASTFRRNQVQCSTTYAPNGFSLIQNSNSLIVGSQVGQVPN; encoded by the exons ATGGCACAACAG GAGGAAGGGTGGCCTTTGGGATTGAGATTGTTGAATTCCAGAATTGGGTTGGTGATGAATGATGATTTTTCTGGATCAGCCTCCTTTAGTACTGTGCTCACTGGTTCTCCCACCCCTTCAACTGATTCTTCCTCAGAACTTGGGACTGAG TCCATAGGATCATTCTTCCATGACAAGAGCATTACACTTGGCAGCCTCACTCGTATGTCTAGCTTCCTAGAATTCTCAAGGAGATCAAGCAGGGGAAGAATGGTGGAACCCTCAAAGGACAACAAAAGCTATCACAAGAAGCCTTGGTTGTTTTCACTTTGTTCAAGGCTAAGCACTGATGCAGTGAGTGGGGATCATGCTCCCTCTCTTGGTCACTACCTTGAAGCTGAGAGAAGAGCTGCAAGTACTTTCAGAAGGAATCAAGTTCAATGTTCTACCACTTATGCTCCTAATGGTTTCTCACTTATTCAAAACTCCAATTCTCTAATTGTTGGGAGCCAAGTTGGACAAGTTCCAAACTGA